One window of Candidatus Nanosynbacter sp. HMT-352 genomic DNA carries:
- a CDS encoding NUDIX hydrolase: protein MRTSNFDKIKKYFGGSKKPLIQEIVREPTAGGVIFRRNKKGEAEFLLYQDARDRWTIPKGHIEPGETAQVTARREIGEETGLKKIELHGWLGKVNFRYRRIDKLVLMTTQVYLVKALDPNEKLQKEEWMNGLKWFSFHEALDEVEYEDIGKLILLAMKRIRQENL, encoded by the coding sequence GTGAGAACAAGCAACTTTGATAAGATAAAAAAATATTTTGGCGGCAGCAAGAAACCATTGATTCAGGAAATTGTACGCGAGCCAACTGCTGGTGGCGTGATTTTTCGTCGCAATAAAAAGGGCGAGGCGGAATTTTTGCTATATCAAGACGCTCGCGACCGCTGGACAATTCCGAAAGGACACATTGAGCCAGGTGAAACAGCTCAAGTGACGGCTCGTAGAGAAATCGGCGAGGAAACTGGACTGAAGAAAATTGAGCTGCATGGCTGGCTGGGCAAGGTGAATTTTCGTTATCGTCGAATCGATAAATTGGTATTGATGACAACGCAAGTTTATCTAGTTAAGGCGCTGGATCCTAACGAGAAACTCCAAAAGGAAGAGTGGATGAATGGCCTTAAATGGTTTAGTTTTCATGAGGCGCTGGATGAAGTTGAATATGAAGATATTGGCAAGCTGATTCTTTTGGCAATGAAACGAATTAGACAGGAGAACTTATAA
- the nusB gene encoding transcription antitermination factor NusB, producing MASNRHLGRIVALQTLYEHEFRKEVGDSDVDYKTILKRNLAEYKSSVDDIEFIDNLISGVLSTQSQLDEKLQPLAPEWPISQLPRIDRAVLRIGLYELLYCADTVPPKVVINEAVELAKAFGSDNSGKFVNGVLGTALRTLVEESDSENKQL from the coding sequence ATGGCATCAAACCGTCATTTGGGACGAATTGTCGCACTGCAAACACTTTATGAACATGAATTTCGCAAAGAGGTTGGTGATAGCGATGTTGACTATAAGACTATTTTAAAGCGTAATTTGGCTGAATATAAATCATCGGTTGACGATATTGAATTTATCGATAATTTGATCAGCGGCGTACTTTCGACGCAGAGTCAATTGGACGAGAAATTGCAGCCATTGGCGCCAGAATGGCCTATTAGTCAGTTGCCGCGAATTGATCGGGCGGTACTTAGAATTGGTTTATATGAATTGCTATATTGTGCAGATACCGTTCCGCCGAAAGTGGTGATTAATGAAGCGGTAGAGTTAGCGAAAGCGTTCGGTTCGGATAACTCGGGTAAGTTTGTGAATGGCGTGCTTGGCACGGCACTCCGTACTCTCGTGGAGGAGTCCGACAGTGAGAACAAGCAACTTTGA
- the leuS gene encoding leucine--tRNA ligase — MRRYNPTEIEQKWQNKWEADGTYAVDFNDTTRPKYYSLSMLPGITGAGIHIGHGRTFQFADIKARFKRQQGYNVYHPIGWDSFGLPVENYAIKVGKTPRVAHDEAKVHFKEQLKRLGFSYDWTKEISTADPEYYKWTQWIFTQLYKHDLAYQKEQPQWWCETDNTVLANEQVEGGKCWRCGNPVTKRNLKQWFFRITAYADEILEATDVLDWTEMVKTMQKNWIGRSVGAEVEFVVSGQDSKITVFTTRPDTLFGATYVALAPEHPLITQLVNSDTREKVEAYIQASQQKSDVERQENKEKTGVFTGSYVINPVNGQKLPIWVADYVLGGYGTGAVMAVPAHDERDFAFAEKFDLPIIQVIDKPEHSADAGCYSGEGELINSGQFNGTRSEDAREQIVAWLEQQNSGRSKTTYKMRDWLISRQRYWGAPIPIVHVDGRAPIAVADECLPVILPEVENFKPTGGNTSVLAQVDDWVRVWVDVETGKTVPITENKPDGDNWVEGRRETDTLDGYACSSWYFLRYLDPHNDNEAWNPERINHWMPVDYYNGADHAVAHLLYSRFWMRFFYKLGLVPTPEPFKRMMYNAYIMAPDGQKMSKSKGNVIDPMEIMDSGYGADALRVYEMFIAPYDMDAPWDPRGVPGTYRFLNRAWNLVQELVDKNNSPSSSPEMDEKTTQELLRLTHSTIKKVTRDIEDEKFNTAVASMMEMVNGLYKIKESHGIDMSDEWRFALESLIQILAPFAPHITEELWREMGHDDTVHVGHWPKWDEEYLKSDTVTIIVQVNGKLRAKLELSSDMDKQSVEEAALADENVQKFTSNKPPKKMVYVPGKLVNIVS, encoded by the coding sequence ATGAGACGCTATAATCCGACAGAAATTGAACAAAAATGGCAAAACAAATGGGAGGCTGACGGCACTTACGCGGTTGATTTTAATGACACGACCCGACCGAAATATTACAGTTTGAGCATGCTTCCGGGGATTACGGGGGCGGGAATTCACATTGGCCACGGTCGTACTTTTCAATTTGCCGACATCAAGGCACGATTCAAGCGTCAGCAGGGCTATAATGTCTATCATCCAATCGGCTGGGACAGCTTTGGTTTACCGGTTGAAAATTACGCTATTAAAGTCGGAAAAACGCCGCGTGTAGCGCATGATGAGGCGAAAGTTCATTTTAAGGAGCAATTGAAGCGACTTGGGTTTAGTTATGATTGGACAAAAGAAATTTCTACAGCTGATCCAGAATATTACAAATGGACTCAGTGGATTTTTACGCAATTATATAAGCACGATTTGGCATATCAAAAAGAGCAGCCACAATGGTGGTGTGAAACTGATAACACGGTGCTTGCTAACGAACAGGTTGAAGGTGGCAAATGTTGGCGCTGCGGTAATCCTGTAACTAAGCGCAACCTTAAGCAGTGGTTTTTCCGAATTACGGCGTATGCAGATGAAATTTTAGAGGCAACCGATGTGCTTGATTGGACGGAAATGGTTAAAACCATGCAGAAGAATTGGATTGGTCGATCAGTTGGCGCGGAAGTTGAGTTTGTGGTTAGTGGTCAAGATTCCAAGATTACAGTTTTCACAACTCGTCCTGACACGTTATTTGGCGCGACGTATGTAGCTTTGGCGCCGGAGCATCCTCTGATTACTCAGTTGGTCAATTCTGATACGCGCGAAAAGGTTGAAGCGTATATCCAAGCTTCGCAACAAAAATCTGATGTTGAGCGCCAAGAGAATAAAGAGAAAACAGGTGTATTTACTGGTAGCTATGTCATAAACCCGGTCAATGGTCAAAAATTGCCGATTTGGGTGGCGGATTATGTTTTGGGTGGCTATGGAACCGGCGCAGTCATGGCGGTGCCAGCGCACGACGAGCGCGATTTTGCGTTTGCTGAAAAATTTGACTTGCCGATTATCCAGGTGATTGATAAGCCTGAGCATTCAGCCGATGCTGGTTGTTATTCTGGTGAAGGTGAGTTGATAAATTCCGGACAATTCAACGGTACCAGGAGCGAGGATGCTCGCGAGCAAATTGTTGCGTGGCTGGAGCAGCAGAATTCTGGGCGAAGCAAAACCACGTATAAAATGCGCGATTGGTTAATTTCTCGTCAGCGCTATTGGGGCGCTCCGATTCCAATTGTTCATGTTGACGGTCGTGCGCCAATTGCCGTGGCTGATGAATGCTTGCCAGTGATTTTGCCAGAGGTGGAGAACTTTAAGCCAACGGGCGGTAATACTTCCGTTTTGGCCCAGGTTGATGATTGGGTGCGAGTATGGGTGGATGTTGAAACTGGAAAAACTGTGCCGATTACAGAAAATAAGCCTGATGGCGACAATTGGGTAGAAGGTCGGCGCGAGACTGACACTTTGGATGGCTATGCTTGCTCTAGCTGGTATTTCTTGCGATATCTCGACCCGCACAATGATAATGAAGCATGGAATCCTGAGAGAATTAACCATTGGATGCCGGTTGATTATTACAACGGTGCCGACCACGCCGTGGCTCACTTGTTATACAGTCGTTTTTGGATGCGATTTTTCTATAAGCTCGGTCTCGTTCCAACTCCCGAACCTTTCAAGCGAATGATGTACAATGCATATATTATGGCCCCAGACGGTCAGAAAATGTCCAAGTCTAAGGGCAATGTCATTGATCCAATGGAAATTATGGATAGTGGATATGGCGCTGATGCGCTGCGAGTTTACGAAATGTTCATCGCGCCTTATGATATGGATGCGCCATGGGATCCTCGTGGCGTTCCGGGAACTTATCGATTCTTAAACCGAGCATGGAATCTGGTTCAGGAGCTCGTTGATAAGAATAATAGTCCAAGTAGTTCTCCCGAGATGGATGAAAAAACAACTCAAGAACTATTGCGATTAACTCACTCGACGATTAAAAAGGTTACTCGCGACATTGAAGATGAGAAGTTTAATACAGCCGTGGCTTCGATGATGGAAATGGTCAATGGCCTGTATAAGATAAAAGAGTCGCATGGAATTGACATGTCGGACGAGTGGCGATTTGCGTTAGAAAGTTTGATCCAGATTTTGGCGCCTTTTGCTCCGCATATCACAGAGGAATTGTGGCGTGAAATGGGTCATGATGATACGGTTCACGTTGGTCACTGGCCGAAGTGGGACGAAGAATATCTAAAGAGCGATACGGTGACTATTATAGTTCAAGTGAACGGCAAGCTTCGTGCGAAACTTGAACTGTCGAGTGATATGGACAAGCAGAGTGTTGAAGAAGCGGCTCTGGCTGACGAAAATGTCCAGAAGTTCACAAGCAATAAACCACCTAAAAAGATGGTTTATGTTCCAGGCAAGCTGGTGAATATTGTTAGTTAG
- a CDS encoding glutamate ligase domain-containing protein → MVTVSKKREEKLAKLVREFFAVHPDVKLVAITGSAGKASAKIAIGTVLAQQFDIQLRNEEPKTKADVFLQMMGVKMPEKGLFKWWKVMRAVKKRIKAEKPEVQVIVQEFNPKELGYNDWFKAYVVPDITVVTSVTNGRMQVEYSLEEVANEMISLANFSRMAMINRDDIDGRFASFLTNPNITTYGSDPVAEYNFDDRNFSLKDGHHGFIMSPENPNGLEVNVKLIGEHNIRPAIVAAAIGYVFGETEENIKKGIENLRPLPGRMNLLKGADNTWLIDDSYSSTPLTALAALQSLYRIETPQRIAVLGNMNGLKGIFEQAHAELGSHCSPDLLDWVVTVGEKANQYLAPAARQKGCQVKECKNAIEAGSFVRDKLKSEGVALFKGSSGGVWLEESIKINLHSTEDDKYLVRQTPKWIARKNQFFSQFKD, encoded by the coding sequence ATGGTTACTGTTTCAAAAAAGAGGGAAGAAAAACTAGCAAAATTAGTGCGAGAATTTTTTGCTGTTCATCCAGATGTGAAGCTTGTGGCGATAACTGGTAGCGCTGGAAAGGCTAGTGCAAAAATAGCTATCGGTACGGTTTTGGCGCAACAATTTGATATTCAACTTCGCAATGAAGAGCCGAAGACGAAAGCTGACGTTTTCCTTCAGATGATGGGCGTGAAAATGCCTGAAAAAGGCTTGTTCAAATGGTGGAAAGTGATGCGCGCCGTAAAGAAGAGAATCAAGGCTGAAAAACCGGAAGTTCAGGTGATTGTTCAGGAGTTTAATCCAAAGGAACTTGGCTATAATGATTGGTTTAAGGCTTATGTTGTGCCGGATATTACGGTTGTAACTTCCGTGACGAATGGTAGAATGCAGGTTGAATATTCCTTGGAGGAAGTGGCGAATGAGATGATTTCGCTGGCGAATTTCTCGCGAATGGCGATGATAAATCGTGATGACATCGACGGGCGTTTTGCTAGCTTTTTGACAAATCCTAATATCACTACTTACGGAAGTGATCCAGTAGCGGAGTATAATTTTGACGATCGTAATTTTTCCCTGAAAGACGGACATCACGGCTTTATTATGTCGCCAGAAAACCCTAATGGATTAGAAGTCAATGTTAAGCTAATCGGCGAGCATAATATTCGTCCAGCGATCGTGGCGGCAGCTATTGGGTATGTGTTTGGTGAAACTGAGGAGAATATAAAAAAGGGTATAGAAAATTTGCGTCCACTTCCTGGCAGGATGAATTTGCTGAAGGGTGCGGACAATACTTGGCTGATTGATGATAGCTATAGTTCGACGCCGTTGACTGCCTTGGCGGCTTTACAGTCTTTGTATCGAATTGAGACTCCGCAGCGAATTGCTGTACTTGGCAATATGAATGGCTTAAAGGGGATTTTCGAGCAAGCTCACGCTGAACTTGGTTCTCATTGTAGCCCGGATTTGTTGGATTGGGTTGTGACGGTTGGTGAGAAAGCTAATCAATATTTGGCGCCGGCCGCTCGTCAAAAAGGTTGCCAGGTGAAGGAATGTAAGAATGCCATCGAGGCTGGGTCTTTCGTGCGCGACAAATTGAAATCTGAAGGCGTTGCTCTGTTTAAGGGTTCAAGCGGCGGCGTATGGCTAGAGGAATCTATAAAAATTAACCTTCATAGTACTGAGGATGATAAATACTTGGTCAGGCAAACGCCGAAGTGGATTGCTAGGAAAAATCAATTTTTCTCACAATTTAAAGATTAA
- a CDS encoding histidine kinase N-terminal 7TM domain-containing protein: MDKIKKPRLYCFSPAVMLATLTIEIILAIYTFWKYKLNAVTKIVIMLLICLALFQWAEYNVCEGAILLDNLGWAKLGYIAITMLPPLGIHLIYKISSDKRRWIPVLGYTFAAMFISYFLLEANGIKSGACLGNYVIFENQPGVGMWYGLYYYGLLFAAIAYAYVSSKTSSKHIRRSLGSLIVGYVLFMAPTTFVNIIDPSTIIGIPSIMCGFAVLMAVVLVGKVLPEYANEK, encoded by the coding sequence ATGGATAAGATTAAAAAACCGAGACTCTATTGTTTCTCTCCAGCGGTAATGTTGGCGACGTTGACAATTGAAATTATTCTGGCAATATATACTTTTTGGAAATATAAATTGAATGCTGTGACGAAGATTGTGATCATGCTGTTGATTTGTTTAGCGCTGTTTCAATGGGCTGAATATAACGTTTGTGAAGGTGCGATTCTTCTGGATAATCTCGGCTGGGCTAAACTTGGCTATATTGCAATTACTATGCTTCCGCCCCTGGGTATTCATTTGATATATAAAATTTCTAGCGATAAGAGGCGGTGGATTCCTGTGCTTGGTTACACTTTTGCCGCAATGTTTATTAGCTATTTTCTATTGGAGGCTAACGGAATTAAGTCCGGGGCTTGCCTTGGTAATTATGTGATTTTTGAAAACCAGCCGGGCGTCGGAATGTGGTATGGTTTGTATTATTACGGCCTATTATTTGCAGCAATTGCTTATGCATATGTTAGTAGCAAAACCTCCAGTAAACACATTCGGCGCTCTCTAGGTTCGTTGATTGTGGGATATGTTCTATTTATGGCGCCTACGACGTTTGTCAATATCATTGATCCGTCGACTATTATCGGAATTCCGTCAATTATGTGTGGATTTGCAGTTTTGATGGCGGTAGTTTTAGTTGGGAAAGTTTTGCCAGAATATGCAAATGAGAAATGA